In Nicotiana tabacum cultivar K326 chromosome 11, ASM71507v2, whole genome shotgun sequence, a single window of DNA contains:
- the LOC107761218 gene encoding TMV resistance protein N-like, which translates to MASSSTFASTSQFPRWNYDVFLSFRGEDTRKTFTSHLYEILDIRGIKTFQDDKRLEHGASISDELCKAIEESQCAVIIFSKNYATSRWCLNELVKIMNCKTQFGQTVIPVFYDVDPSYVRNQRESFAEAFAKHETKYMDDVEGIQSWRIALTAAANLKGCDIRDKTESDCIRQIVDRISSKLCKISLSYLQNIVGIDTHLKEIESLLGIGINDVRIVGIWGMGGVGKTTIARAMFDTLLVKRDSSYQFDGACFLANIKENKRGMHSLQNILLSELLKEKANNNSEEDGKHQMASRFRSKKVLIVLDDIDDKDHYLEYLAGHLDWFGNGSRIIVTTRDKHLIGKNDVIYEVTALPDHESIQLFYQHAFKKEVPNEHFKELSLEVVNYAKGLPLALRVWGSLLHNLGLTEWKSAIEHMKNYSNSGIVDKLKISYDGLEPKQQEMFLDIACFFRGAKKEYAMQILESCHCAAEYGLRVLIDKSLVSIIENDRIQMHDLMQDMGKYIVNLQKDSGECSRLWLDEDFEEVMINNKGTTKMEAIWFPYYHCGTLRFSKEAMKNMKKLRILNIERSCTCDGSIEYLPNNLRWFVWKCYPWESLPAEFEPKKLVHLAVKSSSLCYLWTGTKQLSSLRTLDLRYSESLVRTPDFTGMPNLEYLNLEECCDLEEVHHSLGFCRKLIRLNLESCGRLNWFPCVNVESLEYLDLDFCCSLEKFPEIHGRMKPEIQIHMKRSGIRELPSSIIQYQTHITFLDLSAMKNLVALPSSICRLKSLVSLNVSGCTKLESLPEEIGDLENLEELYARYALISRPPSTIVRLNKLKILKFGGLQDGVHFEFPPAAEGLRSLEHLDLTCCNLIDGGLPEDIGCLSSLKELYLSGNNFEHLPRSIAQLGALRILNLRNCKRLTQLPELPPESDTIYADWSNDLICNSLFQNISSVQHDISASDSLSLRVFTSVHLGKKPSWFLYQGTDSGVSVNTDSGVSVNLPGNWYIPDKFLGFAVYYSGSLIGTTAQLIPVCDDGMLWMTQKLALSNHSECDTKYNINFFLVPLAGLWDTSKANGKTPNDYGLIRLSFSGEVKKCGLRLLYKEEPEVEALLQMRENNHEPTEHSTWIRRTRYNNSEHDFVINEASCSSGKKQKSHISNIQGSSVFENLQQQVEGPVSSETLQLFPANPGF; encoded by the exons ATGGCATCATCTTCTACTTTTGCGAGTACTTCACAGTTTCCTCGATGGAACTATGATGTCTTTCTAAGCTTTAGAGGTGAAGATACTCGGAAAACATTTACGAGTCACCTGTACGAAATCTTGGATATCAGGGGAATAAAAACCTTTCAAGATGATAAAAGGCTAGAGCATGGCGCATCCATCTCAGATGAACTCTGTAAAGCTATCGAAGAGTCTCAATGTGCTGTCATCATTTTCTCAAAGAATTATGCAACATCGAGGTGGTGCTTGAATGAACTAGTGAAGATCATGAATTGCAAGACTCAATTTGGACAAACTGTAATACCAGTCTTCTATGATGTGGATCCATCATATGTTCGGAACCAGAGGGAGAGCTTTGCTGAAGCATTTGCCAAACATGAAACAAAGTATATGGATGATGTCGAAGGAATACAAAGTTGGAGGATTGCTTTAACTGCAGCGGCCAATCTCAAAGGCTGTGATATTCGTGACAA GACTGAATCAGACTGTATTCGACAGATTGTTGACCGAATCTCGTCCAAATTATGCaagatttctttatcttattTGCAAAACATTGTTGGAATAGATACTCATTTAAAGGAAATAGAATCCTTACTAGGGATAGGAATCAATGATGTTCGGATTGTGGGGATTTGGGGCATGGGGGGAGTCGGTAAAACGACAATAGCTAGAGCTATGTTTGATACTCTCTTAGTAAAAAGGGATAGTTCTTATCAATTTGATGGTGCTTGTTTCCTTGCGAATATTAAAGAAAACAAACGTGGAATGCATTCTCTGCAAAATATCCTTCTCTCTGAACTTTTAAAGGAAAAAGCTAATAACAATAGTGAGGAGGACGGAAAGCACCAAATGGCTAGTAGGTTTCGTTCTAAGAAGGTCCTAATTGTGCTTGATGACATAGATGATAAAGATCATTATTTGGAGTATTTAGCAGGTCATCTTGATTGGTTTGGTAATGGCAGTAGAATTATTGTAACAACTAGAGACAAGCATTTGATAGGGAAGAATGATGTAATATATGAAGTGACTGCACTACCTGACCATGAATCCATTCAATTGTTCTATCAGCATGCTTTCAAAAAAGAGGTTCCAAATGAGCATTTTAAGGAGCTTTCATTGGAGGTAGTAAATTATGCTAAAGGCCTTCCTTTAGCCCTCAGAGTGTGGGGTTCTTTGCTACATAACCTAGgcctaactgaatggaaaagtgcTATAGAGCACATGAAAAATTACTCTAATTCTGGAATTGTTGATAAGCTCAAAATTAGTTATGATGGATTAGAGCCCAAACAACAAGAGATGTTTCTAGATATAGCATGCTTCTTCCGAGGGGCAAAAAAAGAGTATGCCATGCAAATTCTTGAGAGTTGTCATTGTGCAGCTGAATACGGATTGCGTGTCTTAATTGACAAATCTCTTGTGTCCATCATTGAAAATGATCGTATTCAAATGCATGACTTAATGCAAGATATGGGTAAATATATAGTGAACTTGCAAAAGGATTCGGGGGAATGCAGCAGGCTATGGCTCGACGAGGATTTTGAAGAAGTGATGATCAACAATAAG GGGACCACGAAAATGGAAGCAATCTGGTTTCCTTATTACCATTGTGGTACATTACGCTTTAGCAAAGAGgccatgaaaaatatgaaaaagctTAGGATATTAAACATAGAGAGGTCGTGTACCTGTGATGGTTCTATTGAGTATCTGCCCAACAACTTGCGTTGGTTTGTATGGAAATGCTATCCTTGGGAGTCATTGCCAGCTGAATTTGAACCCAAAAAGCTTGTTCATCTTGCAGTCAAATCCAGTTCACTATGTTATTTATGGACGGGAACAAAG CAATTGTCGTCTCTACGGACGCTAGATCTCAGATACTCTGAAAGCCTGGTGCGAACGCCAGATTTCACGGGGATGCCAAATTTGGAGTATTTGAATCTGGAGGAATGTTGTGATCTTGAAGAGGTTCACCATTCCTTGGGATTTTGCAGAAAACTCATTCGGTTAAATTTGGAGTCTTGTGGACGCCTTAATTGGTTTCCATGTGTTAACGTGGAATCTCTTGAATATCTGGATCTAGATTTTTGCTGTAGTTTAGAGAAATTTCCAGAAATCCATGGGAGAATGAAGCCGGAGATACAGATTCACATGAAACGCTCTGGGATAAGGGAACTACCATCATCTATTATTCAGTACCAAACTCATATTACCTTCCTAGATTTGAGCGCTATGAAAAACCTTGTAGCTCTTCCAAGCAGCATCTGTAGGTTGAAAAGTTTGGTTAGTCTAAATGTGTCGGGCTGCACAAAACTTGAAAGCTTGCCAGAAGAGATAGGGGATTTAGAAAACTTGGAGGAGCTTTATGCAAGGTATGCTCTAATTTCACGACCTCCGTCTACCATCGTACGCTTGAACAAACTTAAAATCCTGAAGTTTGGAGGCCTCCAAGATGGAGTGCACTTTGAGTTCCCTCCAGCGGCTGAAGGATTACGGTCATTGGAACATCTGGATCTCACTTGTTGCAATCTAATAGATGGAGGACTTCCGGAAGACATTGGATGCCTATCTTCTTTGAAAGAATTGTATCTCAGTGGAAATAATTTTGAGCATTTGCCTCGAAGTATAGCCCAACTTGGTGCTCTTCGAATCTTGAACTTAAGAAATTGCAAGAGGCTTACACAGCTGCCAGAACTTCCACCAGAATCAGATACAATATATGCAGATTGGAGCAATGATTTGATCTGTAATTCGTTGTTTCAGAATATCTCGTCAGTGCAGCATGACATCTCTGCTTCAGATTCCTTGTCACTAAGAGTATTTACCAGTGTGCATCTTGGGAAGAAGCCAAGTTGGTTCCTCTATCAGGGAACAGATAGTGGTGTATCAGTCAATACGGATAGTGGTGTGTCAGTCAATTTGCCTGGAAATTGGTATATACCTGATAAATTCTTGGGATTTGCTGTATATTACTCTGGCAGCTTAATTGGCACCACAGCTCAATTGATTCCCGTATGTGATGATGGGATGTTGTGGATGACCCAGAAACTTGCCTTATCCAACCATTCAGAATGTGatacaaaatataatattaattttttcttGGTACCTCTTGCTGGCTTATGGGATACATCTAAGGCAAATGGAAAAACACCAAATGACTATGGGCTTATTAGGCTATCTTTTTCTGGAGAAGTGAAGAAGTGTGGACTTCGTTTGTTGTATAAAGAAGAACCTGAGGTTGAGGCCTTGTTACAAATGAGGGAAAATAACCATGAACCAACAGAACATTCCACTTGGATAAGGAGGACCCGATATAACAATAGTGAACACGACTTCGTGATCAATGAAGCCAGCTGCTCCTCGGGTAAGAAACAAAAGAGTCACATTTCTAATATTCAGGGGAGCTCTGTCTTTGAGAATCTGCAGCAACAAGTAGAGGGGCCTGTCTCTTCAGAAACTTTGCAGCTCTTTCCTGCAAACCCAGGATTTTAG